In a genomic window of Helianthus annuus cultivar XRQ/B chromosome 10, HanXRQr2.0-SUNRISE, whole genome shotgun sequence:
- the LOC110880497 gene encoding extensin-like: protein MVTGVAVYVINTTHYLHHLPPPPPFVDTTRHQPPPTTTTAVLRHPPPPPSTTIAATRHCKPPPPRPLPPPSAATTRYRRPPPPTVIVANTTFRHHHRPPSSPPATTDHRHPDHYRYPLWSPPATPTTTAILHGHLPLPSTTTTHRRR from the exons ATGGTGACCGGAGTTGCAG TCTACGTTATAAACACCACCCATTACCTCCACCatttgccaccaccaccacctttcgTCGACACCACCCGCCACCAAcctccgccgaccaccaccaccgctgTCCTCCGCCACCCGCCGCCACCGCCATCGACCACCATCGCTGCCACCCGCCATTGTAAACCACCGCCACCCCGACCATTACCGCCACCCTCCGCTGCCACCACCCGCTaccgtcgaccaccaccacccactgtCATCGTCGCCAACACCACCTTTCGACACCATCATCGACCACCATCgtcgccacccgccaccaccgaccaccgccacccCGACCACTACCGCTATCCTCTATGGTCACCTCCCGCCACCCCGACCACTACCGCCATCCTCCACGGCCACCTCCCGCTaccgtcgaccaccaccacccaccgtcgaCGGTAG